In Phreatobacter stygius, a genomic segment contains:
- a CDS encoding ROK family protein: MRIGIDLGGTKIEILALDDQGRELVRRRVPTPRDDYGAILGAIVGLVEGVEAELDQTGTVGVGIPGAVSPTSGLVKNANSVVLIGKPLDKDLAAMLGREVRLENDANCFALSEAVDGAGRDAHVVFGVILGTGVGAGISIGRQILRGRHLIAGEWGHNPLPWPSVEEVVNAPSCYCGRRGCIETWLSGPGFAADFTRATGRRLTASEIIAEAVREGEPHGQAAGQAYWRYVDRLGRALAHIINILDPDIILLGGGMGNVDRLYADLGQAMRAHVFSDAVATPVAKPLHGDSSGVRGAAWLWPPAS, encoded by the coding sequence CCAAGATCGAGATCCTCGCCCTTGACGATCAGGGCCGGGAGCTCGTCCGTCGTCGCGTGCCGACGCCCAGGGACGACTATGGCGCGATCCTTGGCGCCATCGTCGGCCTGGTCGAGGGGGTCGAGGCCGAACTCGATCAAACCGGCACGGTCGGCGTCGGCATTCCCGGCGCCGTGTCGCCGACGAGCGGTCTGGTCAAGAACGCCAATTCCGTGGTGCTGATCGGCAAGCCGCTCGACAAGGATCTCGCCGCCATGCTCGGCCGCGAGGTGCGGCTGGAGAACGACGCCAATTGTTTCGCCCTGTCGGAAGCCGTCGACGGTGCCGGCCGCGACGCCCATGTCGTGTTCGGCGTCATTCTCGGCACCGGCGTCGGTGCGGGCATCTCGATCGGCCGCCAGATCCTGCGCGGCCGCCATCTGATCGCCGGCGAATGGGGGCACAATCCCTTGCCCTGGCCGTCGGTTGAAGAAGTGGTCAACGCGCCGTCCTGCTATTGCGGCCGGCGCGGCTGCATCGAGACCTGGCTGTCGGGTCCCGGGTTTGCCGCCGACTTCACCCGCGCCACCGGCCGCAGGCTTACCGCGAGCGAGATCATTGCCGAGGCCGTCCGGGAGGGCGAGCCGCATGGCCAGGCAGCCGGCCAAGCCTATTGGCGTTATGTCGACCGGCTCGGCCGGGCGCTCGCCCATATCATCAACATCCTCGACCCCGACATCATTCTGCTCGGCGGCGGCATGGGCAATGTCGACAGGCTCTATGCCGATCTCGGCCAGGCGATGCGCGCGCATGTCTTCTCCGATGCCGTGGCGACACCGGTCGCCAAGCCGCTCCATGGCGATTCCTCGGGCGTGCGCGGCGCCGCCTGGCTCTGGCCGCCGGCATCTTGA
- a CDS encoding DNA-methyltransferase — MSRFEIRSIGSATLYRGDALEVLTTLAPGSIGDVLTDPPYSSGGNVRDKAQATSAKYQSSEHRGLYPEFQGDTRDQRSYLAWSTLWMGRARDLVAPGGMIAAFSDWRQVPVTSDALQCAGWVWRGIVTWDKTERSRPQLGRYRNQTEFAVWGTNGPRPLVGATAPGVIREPVPKVKHHIAGKPVELMDGLMTIMKGPVLDPFMGSGTVGVACAARGIPYVGIEVDPTYFEIACRRIEETQCGPP, encoded by the coding sequence ATGTCGCGGTTCGAAATCCGATCCATCGGATCGGCCACCCTCTATCGGGGCGATGCCCTCGAAGTCTTGACCACTCTGGCGCCGGGCTCGATCGGTGATGTCCTGACGGACCCGCCTTATTCCTCGGGCGGCAATGTGCGCGACAAGGCGCAGGCCACCAGCGCCAAGTACCAGTCGAGCGAGCACCGCGGCCTCTACCCCGAATTCCAGGGCGACACCCGCGACCAGCGGTCCTATCTCGCGTGGTCGACGCTCTGGATGGGCCGCGCCCGCGACCTCGTTGCACCAGGAGGCATGATCGCGGCGTTCAGCGATTGGCGTCAGGTCCCGGTGACCTCTGACGCCCTTCAATGCGCCGGCTGGGTCTGGCGCGGCATCGTCACCTGGGACAAGACCGAACGCTCCAGGCCCCAGCTCGGCCGCTACCGCAACCAGACCGAATTCGCGGTCTGGGGGACCAACGGCCCCAGGCCTCTGGTCGGCGCCACCGCGCCTGGTGTCATCCGGGAGCCGGTGCCGAAAGTGAAGCACCATATCGCCGGCAAGCCTGTCGAGCTGATGGACGGGCTGATGACGATCATGAAGGGGCCGGTCCTCGATCCGTTCATGGGGTCCGGGACCGTGGGCGTCGCCTGCGCGGCCCGCGGCATTCCCTATGTCGGTATCGAAGTTGACCCGACCTATTTCGAGATCGCCTGTCGAAGGATCGAGGAGACGCAATGCGGCCCACCGTGA
- a CDS encoding Com family DNA-binding transcriptional regulator, whose protein sequence is MENIRCGSCSALLLRMAPRALSGRVDIKCRRCGTLNSLRPSEPAPERHAERPAGDAACRGSKSDPSDRPPSIGAMPSKS, encoded by the coding sequence GTGGAGAACATTAGATGCGGCTCATGCAGCGCCCTGCTGCTCAGAATGGCGCCTCGCGCGCTGTCCGGCCGCGTGGACATCAAGTGCCGCCGGTGCGGCACCCTCAACAGCCTGAGGCCATCAGAGCCCGCACCCGAACGCCATGCAGAGCGTCCAGCAGGAGACGCCGCATGTCGCGGTTCGAAATCCGATCCATCGGATCGGCCACCCTCTATCGGGGCGATGCCCTCGAAGTCTTGA
- a CDS encoding DUF4376 domain-containing protein, translating into MQVYVKSGHVIAHHSDSQEVPASAYSEDVTIVPMPDGSPIDVGDAAPTPDLNAYAAARRYQVETGGVTIAGRRIATDRGSQGMVNGAVAVAKEFPADVIDFSGLNGFITLTSAEMIAIGRVVGKHVQSAFSVQRAVAEGIAAGEITTIEQIDAAAWPSNG; encoded by the coding sequence ATGCAGGTCTATGTCAAATCCGGGCACGTCATCGCTCATCATTCCGACAGCCAGGAGGTCCCGGCCTCGGCCTATAGCGAGGACGTCACCATCGTGCCGATGCCGGACGGCAGCCCGATCGACGTTGGCGATGCGGCACCGACGCCCGATCTGAACGCCTATGCCGCCGCGCGCCGCTATCAGGTCGAAACGGGCGGCGTCACTATCGCCGGCCGGCGGATCGCGACCGATCGTGGGAGCCAGGGCATGGTCAATGGCGCCGTGGCGGTCGCCAAGGAATTTCCCGCAGACGTCATCGACTTCAGCGGCCTGAACGGGTTCATCACACTGACATCGGCCGAGATGATCGCCATCGGCCGGGTCGTCGGCAAACATGTGCAATCCGCGTTCTCGGTCCAGCGGGCAGTTGCCGAGGGCATTGCGGCTGGCGAGATCACCACCATCGAACAGATCGACGCGGCGGCCTGGCCGAGCAACGGCTGA
- a CDS encoding phage tail protein, with protein sequence MNEFIGVVTTVGQTKIAAAIGGAALNLTTVRVGDGNGVPITPVPGMTDLIRRVGSAYAIVSQGRDPVNPNHWRITALIPAAAGPFDIREIGVFDAAGDMIAIARHVLVEKRSPAQGAAVELTTDIVFPVSETAQVTVQVQPEAAISIFRMLRAGFTVVESAGLTSPPANPALGQTHVVPAGATGAWAGLVGRLVQWDSSLWVSADVPAGFVVVDNSKGRFEGGRYLERTATGWVAGLTQVIQRQAGNFFSAAGTPNALTATLDPAPATWADLVGAHLRFLTAVANTASDPTISVNGWAPRPWSGRMAHRSGRTHGRRVSCWR encoded by the coding sequence ATGAACGAGTTCATCGGCGTCGTCACGACGGTCGGCCAGACCAAGATCGCAGCGGCGATCGGCGGCGCGGCACTCAACTTGACGACGGTTCGGGTCGGCGACGGCAACGGCGTGCCGATCACGCCCGTTCCCGGGATGACCGACCTCATCCGCCGAGTTGGCAGTGCCTATGCCATCGTCTCGCAGGGCCGTGACCCGGTGAACCCGAACCACTGGCGGATCACAGCCCTTATCCCGGCCGCGGCAGGTCCGTTCGACATTCGTGAAATCGGCGTCTTCGACGCGGCCGGCGACATGATCGCGATAGCGCGGCACGTCTTGGTCGAGAAACGCTCCCCGGCACAGGGTGCCGCTGTCGAGCTGACCACTGACATCGTCTTTCCGGTTTCCGAGACCGCCCAGGTCACGGTGCAGGTTCAGCCGGAGGCGGCCATCTCGATCTTCCGCATGCTGCGCGCCGGCTTCACGGTGGTCGAGAGCGCCGGCCTAACATCGCCACCAGCCAATCCGGCGCTGGGGCAAACTCATGTTGTTCCGGCGGGCGCGACGGGCGCTTGGGCTGGCCTTGTCGGTCGTCTCGTCCAATGGGACAGCAGCCTTTGGGTCTCCGCCGATGTTCCGGCCGGCTTCGTGGTTGTCGACAACAGTAAGGGCCGGTTCGAAGGGGGACGATATTTGGAGCGCACCGCGACCGGTTGGGTCGCGGGCCTTACACAGGTCATCCAGCGGCAAGCGGGCAATTTTTTCAGTGCAGCCGGCACGCCGAATGCGCTGACGGCCACCCTGGACCCAGCTCCGGCCACGTGGGCTGATCTGGTTGGCGCGCATCTACGCTTCCTCACGGCGGTGGCGAACACCGCGAGCGATCCAACAATCAGCGTCAATGGCTGGGCGCCAAGACCATGGTCTGGGCGGATGGCTCATCGATCGGGGCGAACGCATGGGCGCCGGGTCAGTTGTTGGAGATAA